The sequence ctgtgttgtccctgacagtcaGAAGTAATTAATATGCTGCACCATTcccaagctgctgtgtatgagtcatccaactcaggttgattaggcttgtctggacagttcaggaagctccatgtgtaatgtgtttatctaggcacccagctttcccaaggtcttgaattttataatagttttttaagcaaaaccagggattaaacaagatatgtttccgcatcagtgtagctacagcattctcaatgtatgtttggtgcacaatgcaaaaaaagaaggaaatttcctttaaggaaatctactatcatcaaaacccatcatgataaaccagggcttcctggcttcagtgatttttcactgattccttactgaaccattcttttcaatgtttTTTCACACTAGTGCCCTGCACTTTTTGGTTCACCAAAAACTTTGGATCAGTTGAAAAAAATTTAAGCCCACTGAatagaatggttcagtaagaaatcagtgagaaatcactgaagccaggaagagaaaaaaaaatctgtatgtgtccataaccCGAAATGGTTCAGTTAGAAATCACTAATGTGAAAAAGCAACACTGTTAAAGAGCCCTTAGGATCCGcagtgcatattttttttttctgctttgctGCCATTTTTTGTCCGCAATCACATGTGCTCTCATTATGATGGCTACAAGTCCTGCTTGGCTGCAGGTCTAATGACCTGATCTAACAACATCAGATACTAATAGTCTTGGACCTGGTTGAATCAGGAGGGGCAGCTGTATTTTGTCCATTTGAAAAAGCATAAGTTTTACTTGGAAATCTCCATTGATCTTATTAACACCAAGTCCGGTCTTTTGCTAACCCTTTAGTACAGTCTCTGTTACTTGAACTACTTCAGTTTCTTCAACTTCTTCAAAATAGTCCTCAATATCTGCAGTGGCGTCCTGGTACTGCTGGTATTCTGCAATCAGATCATGTGTGTTACACTCTGCCTCGGTAAATTCCATCTCATCcatgccctctcctgtataccagTGAAGGAAAGCTTTCCTTCGGTACATAGCTGAGAACTGTTCAGCTATTCGCTTAAAGATTTCTTGGATGGCCGTGTTGTTGCCTATAAAAGTAGAAGCTAACTTCAGACCACGGGGTGCAATGTCACAAACTGCAACCTTGACATTGTTGGGAATCCACTCCACAAAGTAGGCACTGTTTTTGGACTGCACAGCCAACATCTGTTCATCTACTTCTTTGGTAGACATCCTTCCTCGGAAGATTCCAGCCACTGTCAGGTAGCGGCCATGATGTGGGTCACAAGCGGTCATCATGGTCCTGGCGTCAAACATCTGTTGGGTTAGCTCAGGGACTGTGAGAGCTTTATATTGCTGGCTTCTTCGAGATGTTAGTGGAGCAAACCCCGTCATAAAGAAGTGAAGACGAGGAAAAGGCACCATGTTGACTGCCAACTTCCTTAGATCAGCATTGAGCTGACCAGGGAAACGCAAAGATGTAGTCACCCCGCTCATGGTCATGGACACCAGATGGTTAAGGTCACCGTAGGTTGGGTTTGACATCTTCAGGGTACGGAAGCAAATATCGTACAAGGCCTCATTGTCAATGCAGAAGGTTTCATCTGTGTTCTCAATTAGTTGGTGAATAGATAAGATGGCATTGTAAGGTTCCACCACTGTGTCTGACACCTTGGGTGAAGGCATGATGCTGAAGGTGTTCATGATCCTGTCTGGGTATTCTTCACGAATCTTGTTAATAAGGAGAGTGCCCATTCCAGAGCCGGTTCCTCCCCCAAGAGAGTGCACCAGCTGAAATCCTTGTAGACAATCACAGCTCTCGCTCTCTTTTCTCACTACATCCATCACAGACTCAATCAGCTCTGCACCCTCCGTGTAGTGGCCTTTTGCCCAGTtgttgccagctccagaattacCTGTTATGTAAAACATCAATGTTCATGTTAATTCCACTCCAAGAGATAAAGCATATAATGAAATCATCATCATTGTTGGTTTCTAGCTTGGACCTTCACTTGACTGCAGAACCAGATAAATGTAGCTTTTCTAAAACCATTTGTGTATCCCCAGATGTACCACAGTCATGTCTTTTTTATCAGATATGACAGAGATTTCAATCATTCATTTATATTGAAGccaacatatatttatttatattaccaTGGATGAAGCTGTCTGGACGAAAGAGAGGTCCAATAGTGCTGGAGCGCAAACTGTCCATGGTGCCAGGTTCCAGATCCACAAGCACAGCTCTAGGAACATACTTATGAGCTATCGAAGGAGAGCAGAGATCAATGCATATGAAATATCAGTAATGTCAATGGGAAAGAAACAAAGGGCATCCTGAGAAGACACTTACAATGAGCCTCATTGAAGTAGACATTGATCCTCTCCAGCTGCAGGTCTGACTCTCCTTTGTAGTTGCCAACATTGTCGATACCATGCTCATCACTAATCACCTCCCAGAACTACGAGAAAACAGATCAGAAAGTACATTGAGAGACGTTATAGTCCACAACACACATGATATTCCAAAAACCCTtccatttcattttattatttatgtgtaGATAAAGTTATGTCTGAATTATAAATGTCAGACAAAATAAATGGAACATTACTCTAAACCCCATGCAAGGTCATCCAATAGAGTAACTGACATAAGGCAATGATATGCACATAAGCCGTTACTATTTACTGCTTTCATTGGTTGTGTCTGGGAAATTTGGCCATATGAAATGAGAGTCTAACCAACTGTGGTAAAGAAGCACTTTTCAATGTTGGGTTGAAAATTTCTATGACTCATGTAAGTCTCATATTTTTTCTGGAATACATTAGTTCCACACGTGAGCACCACACAGTCCCATAGGTTGTGTCTGCTGTTGCAATTCAATTTCAATGGAATGATAGGGTTGATTTTTGAACCACAGGCAATCCCTTTAAGGAGAGTATTAGAAGAAGTGGTTTGAGAAAAACAGAAGACCTCTTAGTATGACCTGTTACTCTGTCCGCAGGATGCATCCATTGAATTATGTTGCAAATGGATCAGCGCTTGTTGAAATGCCTTTTATTAGAGCAGTTGTCGGTAAGGAACAATTGTTAGTGTACAGACATTTTATGTAAAAGAAGTTGTGGTTTTCTGCAAGAGCATTGGATAATACAGCAGTAGTGGGAGACTCCTATCTTCATCAGCAGACGTGTCCATGTCCCCTTATCAAGCTCCTCCACAACACACCACAGTCTCAAGCATTGGGCACACCCTTAGCTCCAAACCCCCAGCCACTTATCACTTATTTACTGATATGGAGAGCGTCTTAAATAGACAATTAATGATCCAAGCTATTTTTTGCAGAGAAAACTCTATATAACAGTCACATCATGGAATTACATTGTCTGTCCATACCCGTGCATGAAGCGCCGGTCACCGGAGATCATGAATGCTAACCCCAATATGGGGCATGGTTGCCCAACAACTTTACTACCTACAGCCATTGTAACAACATATTATTCTTAAGATGACAGCACACAATGTACTATAGATGGTATAC comes from Engystomops pustulosus chromosome 6, aEngPut4.maternal, whole genome shotgun sequence and encodes:
- the TUBB1 gene encoding tubulin beta-1 chain, whose protein sequence is MREIVHLQIGQCGNQIGAKFWEVISDEHGIDNVGNYKGESDLQLERINVYFNEAHSHKYVPRAVLVDLEPGTMDSLRSSTIGPLFRPDSFIHGNSGAGNNWAKGHYTEGAELIESVMDVVRKESESCDCLQGFQLVHSLGGGTGSGMGTLLINKIREEYPDRIMNTFSIMPSPKVSDTVVEPYNAILSIHQLIENTDETFCIDNEALYDICFRTLKMSNPTYGDLNHLVSMTMSGVTTSLRFPGQLNADLRKLAVNMVPFPRLHFFMTGFAPLTSRRSQQYKALTVPELTQQMFDARTMMTACDPHHGRYLTVAGIFRGRMSTKEVDEQMLAVQSKNSAYFVEWIPNNVKVAVCDIAPRGLKLASTFIGNNTAIQEIFKRIAEQFSAMYRRKAFLHWYTGEGMDEMEFTEAECNTHDLIAEYQQYQDATADIEDYFEEVEETEVVQVTETVLKG